GGATGATTTGGATCTGCACTTACAGCAGGTTCTTTTACTGCTTCGAGATCGTAGAAATAGATTGGGTTCTTAGACAATAGAAAAATATATTCGTGATTTGTAACACATCGATCTTGAACTGGATTTGGTTTAGTGCTAGGCTTATGCCAAATTATATCCTGTCTTAAAATCCATCCGTCCTCTTGCAAAGCCAGTGCAATACGCCAAGGGACTCCGAGTAAATTCTTTCGCTTCAAATTCGAAACTCTAGGAGCCTTTGTTAATTTAGATGGCTCTCTAATTCTTGTTCCGAACTCTTTAGCTCGTTCCCATGATTCAAAGGTATTCTTTTTACTTCTCCAACTACTATTATATGAATCCCCAAGATTAATCCAAATTGTACCATCATCTCTTAGGACTCTTTGTATTTCCCTAAAAACACTTACTATCTTCTCAATGTATTCCTCTAAAGACTTCTCGTTTCCGATCTGTCCTTTCATACCATAATCCCTAAGATTAAAATATGGTGGTGACGTTATTACAGTGTGAATTGAATTACTCGGGAGTTTTTCGAGAACTTTTAAGGCGTCGCCTGCAATAACTTGATTTTGCAGAACAATCGGAGTTTTGGTCATCGGAAGTTAGAAGGGGTCTTATCGTTCCCCTCCCCTTCCTGGATTTTATGTAATTAGAAATTATCGGAAGGCGAGTTGCAAAGAATTTTTAGACTTTGCATCTCCCTTTTTCTCAAGAGTGGACTTTGATAAGTCCTGGAATTTATCTTTTGGAATATCGTAGAAAACTCCATTTCTC
This region of Leptospira andrefontaineae genomic DNA includes:
- a CDS encoding DNA-methyltransferase, with protein sequence MTKTPIVLQNQVIAGDALKVLEKLPSNSIHTVITSPPYFNLRDYGMKGQIGNEKSLEEYIEKIVSVFREIQRVLRDDGTIWINLGDSYNSSWRSKKNTFESWERAKEFGTRIREPSKLTKAPRVSNLKRKNLLGVPWRIALALQEDGWILRQDIIWHKPSTKPNPVQDRCVTNHEYIFLLSKNPIYFYDLEAVKEPAVSADPNHPSFRPKSLAAKRSRIKSANTKYQTNFKTVLETRNKRSVWTVTTKRFKEAHFATFPIDLIEPCVRASTSEKGVCSKCGAPYIRKKRKLDEWLWKRGCTHKAPIKPALILDPFGGAGTTALASKKHGRDYLLIELNPKYARMARRRIKKYLREIEKTP